The region ACGCTGCCGGTTGCTTCCCGTGGCAAATGCTGCGATCTATTTAGCTTATTTCCAGGACTCGGTGGCGATCTATCTGCTGGTGTATCCGGTGGCGTAACCACGTTTCTGTGTCCGCTCACGTTCAGATGATTGTGCGTCGCCGCGATCGGAGCTGGCGATGAGAGCAACAAGAGCGGTGGAGACATTGACACGtgtcgatgatgatgatggtgatgatagTGTTGGTACTGTGCAGCTCGGCCGTGCGTTGCGTGGCTGGTATTTAGTTGGTTCGTCACGGGCCCGACTTTCGTTGGGCAGCCAGCATGGTGGATGGTTAACGGGCCACgtagttgttgttgctgttgtagcTGGTGCTGGTTCTGGTGCTGTTGCAGCTGCTGCTGACGCTGCAGCTGTACCGCCGCTTCGCACTGTTCGCGCGCTAACGCCTTCACGGCATTCGTCTTCTCCTACGAAATAAGAATGATAGGTTAGGTTGTAGTCAGGGgccataacaaattaaaaaagttataatataagaatttacattttagttgaaatgattctagttacgaataag is a window of Bombus huntii isolate Logan2020A unplaced genomic scaffold, iyBomHunt1.1 ctg00000320.1, whole genome shotgun sequence DNA encoding:
- the LOC126877988 gene encoding protein odd-skipped-like → MAESNPKEFSPWLSEKTNAVKALAREQCEAAVQLQRQQQLQQHQNQHQLQQQQQLRGPLTIHHAGCPTKVGPVTNQLNTSHATHGRAAQYQHYHHHHHHRHVSMSPPLLLLSSPAPIAATHNHLNVSGHRNVVTPPDTPADRSPPSPGNKLNRSQHLPREATGSVSPGLPAATLDLSSAATTNSPHELSTLV